A genome region from Halorubellus sp. JP-L1 includes the following:
- a CDS encoding sulfatase-like hydrolase/transferase, producing MDRTDTGRNVLFVVLDTVRKDHLSVYDYDRPTTPALEEFANEAAVYEQAVSPAPWTLPVHASMFTGLYPSEHGASQENPYLEDATTLAESLSETHRSACYSSNAWITPYTHLTDGFDDQDNFFEVMPGDFLSGPLAKVWKTMNDNDHLRAVADWLVSVGNMVHEYTASGEGADSKTPEVIDKSKQFIAAAERDGENWFQFVNLMDAHLPYHPPQEYADEFAPGVDSTAVCQNSKEYNSGARDIDADEFDDLQGLYDAEIRHMDAQLDRLFSWMREEGVWEDTMVVVCADHGELFGEHDLYGHEFCIYDPLVNVPCMVKHPDVDAERHDEQFEMLDLYHTVLDHAGGDAPGSLTADATAVDFDPARSLLRDEHRAFDDPAFDGSERDRGEYAFVEYYRPVVELKQLEQKASAAGIALEEDSRFYSRMRASRRTDAKYVRNERIDDEFYRLDDDPGETRDLAGGARGEATAEDEAAMDAVEAALAAFEDRRGGEWKVVEDDDVLADMDEDAKDRLQDLGYLE from the coding sequence ATGGACCGCACCGATACCGGGCGGAACGTCCTCTTCGTCGTGCTGGACACGGTCCGCAAGGACCACCTCTCGGTCTACGACTACGACCGCCCGACGACGCCCGCCCTCGAGGAGTTCGCGAACGAGGCGGCCGTCTACGAGCAAGCCGTCTCTCCCGCCCCGTGGACGCTCCCCGTGCACGCGTCGATGTTCACGGGCCTCTACCCGAGCGAGCACGGCGCCAGCCAGGAGAACCCCTACCTGGAGGACGCCACCACGCTCGCGGAATCTCTCTCCGAGACGCACCGGTCCGCGTGCTACTCGTCGAACGCGTGGATCACGCCGTACACGCACCTCACCGACGGGTTCGACGACCAGGACAACTTCTTCGAGGTGATGCCCGGTGACTTCCTCTCCGGGCCGCTCGCGAAGGTCTGGAAGACGATGAACGACAACGACCACCTCCGGGCGGTCGCGGACTGGCTGGTCAGCGTCGGGAACATGGTCCACGAGTACACCGCCAGCGGCGAGGGCGCGGACTCGAAGACCCCCGAGGTGATCGACAAGTCGAAGCAGTTCATCGCGGCCGCCGAGCGCGACGGCGAGAACTGGTTCCAGTTCGTGAACCTGATGGACGCCCACCTCCCCTATCACCCACCGCAGGAGTACGCCGACGAGTTCGCGCCCGGCGTCGACTCGACCGCGGTCTGCCAGAACTCCAAGGAGTACAACTCGGGCGCGAGGGACATCGACGCCGACGAGTTCGACGACCTCCAGGGGCTGTACGACGCCGAGATACGGCACATGGACGCCCAGCTCGACCGATTGTTCTCGTGGATGCGCGAGGAGGGCGTCTGGGAGGACACGATGGTCGTCGTCTGCGCGGACCACGGCGAACTGTTCGGCGAGCACGACCTCTACGGGCACGAGTTCTGCATCTACGACCCGCTCGTGAACGTCCCGTGCATGGTCAAGCACCCCGACGTCGACGCGGAACGCCACGACGAGCAGTTCGAGATGCTCGACCTCTACCACACCGTCCTCGACCACGCGGGCGGGGACGCCCCCGGTTCGTTGACGGCGGACGCGACCGCGGTCGACTTCGATCCGGCGCGGTCGCTGCTGCGTGACGAACACCGCGCGTTCGACGACCCGGCGTTCGACGGCAGCGAGCGCGACCGCGGCGAGTACGCGTTCGTCGAGTACTACCGGCCGGTCGTGGAACTGAAGCAACTCGAGCAGAAGGCGAGCGCGGCCGGGATCGCGCTCGAGGAGGACTCGCGGTTCTACTCGCGGATGCGCGCCAGTCGCCGCACGGACGCGAAGTACGTCCGGAACGAACGCATCGACGACGAGTTCTACCGGCTCGACGACGACCCCGGCGAGACACGGGACCTCGCTGGCGGCGCGCGCGGCGAGGCGACCGCCGAGGACGAGGCCGCGATGGACGCCGTCGAGGCGGCGCTCGCCGCGTTCGAGGACCGCCGCGGCGGCGAGTGGAAGGTCGTCGAGGACGACGACGTCCTCGCGGACATGGACGAAGATGCGAAGGACCGCCTGCAGGACCTCGGGTACCTCGAATAA
- a CDS encoding YbhN family protein, with amino-acid sequence MTDSTGSLADVFGRQTLVKMGAGFLIAFALLAILANAVGWREALGELRQANPLFVALGCLSTALGLMAWGKAWQVVLRVGDIDAPYRKLVVTYFAATFANYVTPLGQAGGEPFIAYVLSRDTEANYEQSLASVVTADLLNLLPFFNFAAVGTAYLVLSSGFGGSGTANGLAVALGAMAVGVPAAVWAGWHWRAGVESIVLAIVRPLSNVTARVTVDGARNRIQRFYESVERIAAEPRQLLVALAFSYVGWFLFALPMWFAVQAVDAPVGLLMVLFIVPASTIAGLVPTPGGLAAVEGALVGLLVSLTATTNGTAAAVATLYRLESYVFAIVLGGIAAVWVTYRT; translated from the coding sequence GTGACGGACTCGACGGGCTCGCTCGCCGACGTGTTCGGCCGGCAAACGCTCGTGAAGATGGGCGCCGGGTTCCTCATCGCCTTCGCGCTACTCGCCATCCTCGCGAACGCCGTCGGTTGGCGCGAAGCGCTCGGCGAACTCCGGCAGGCGAACCCGCTGTTCGTCGCCCTCGGCTGTCTGTCGACCGCGCTCGGGTTGATGGCGTGGGGGAAGGCGTGGCAGGTCGTCCTTCGCGTCGGCGACATCGACGCGCCGTACCGCAAGCTCGTCGTGACGTACTTCGCGGCGACGTTCGCGAACTACGTCACGCCGCTCGGGCAGGCCGGTGGCGAGCCGTTCATCGCGTACGTGCTCTCCCGGGACACGGAAGCGAACTACGAGCAGAGCCTCGCGAGCGTCGTCACCGCCGACCTCCTGAACCTCCTGCCGTTCTTCAACTTCGCCGCGGTCGGGACCGCGTACCTCGTGCTCTCCTCGGGGTTCGGCGGGAGCGGGACCGCGAACGGGCTCGCGGTCGCACTCGGCGCGATGGCGGTCGGCGTCCCGGCGGCCGTGTGGGCGGGCTGGCACTGGCGGGCGGGCGTCGAATCCATCGTCCTGGCGATCGTGCGGCCGCTCTCGAACGTCACCGCTCGCGTCACCGTCGACGGCGCGCGTAACCGCATCCAGCGGTTCTACGAGAGCGTCGAGCGCATCGCGGCCGAACCACGCCAGTTACTCGTCGCGCTCGCGTTCTCCTACGTCGGCTGGTTCCTGTTCGCACTCCCGATGTGGTTCGCCGTGCAGGCCGTCGACGCACCGGTCGGCCTCCTCATGGTGCTGTTCATCGTGCCCGCGAGCACGATCGCGGGCCTCGTCCCGACCCCTGGCGGGCTCGCAGCCGTCGAGGGAGCGCTCGTCGGTCTCCTCGTCAGCCTCACCGCGACGACGAACGGCACCGCCGCCGCCGTCGCCACGCTCTACCGGCTCGAGAGCTACGTGTTCGCGATCGTGCTCGGCGGGATCGCGGCGGTCTGGGTGACCTACCGGACCTGA
- a CDS encoding ketopantoate reductase family protein produces MEVVVFGAGSLGSLVGGVLAREHDVTLVGRDPHVAAVRESGLRVEGAFEVSTTPGATTDGTGLSGDVALVTVKAFDTGEAAAALATGEFDAVCSLQNGMGNEDELAARLDCEVLAGTATCGAILRSPGVVECTGRGEVVVGAADGGKSAHADALAAALAGVGFDADAVADVPRRLWAKLAVNAGINAVTALARADNGAVLSGDANDLARAAARETARVARARDVRLSNREAVERVEAVAAGTATNASSMRQDVEAGRRTEVDAINGYVVDAAADARRELDLEVPVNRTLAALLRAWEREHDVRSD; encoded by the coding sequence CTCGTCGGGGGGGTGCTGGCGCGCGAGCACGACGTGACGCTCGTCGGCCGCGACCCGCACGTCGCCGCGGTCCGCGAGTCCGGCCTGCGCGTCGAGGGCGCGTTCGAGGTGTCGACGACGCCGGGGGCGACGACGGATGGCACTGGGCTCTCGGGGGACGTGGCGCTCGTGACGGTGAAGGCGTTCGATACCGGGGAGGCGGCGGCGGCGCTCGCGACCGGCGAGTTCGACGCGGTGTGCTCGCTCCAGAACGGCATGGGGAACGAGGACGAACTCGCTGCAAGACTCGACTGCGAGGTGCTCGCGGGGACGGCGACCTGTGGCGCGATCCTGCGGTCGCCGGGCGTGGTCGAGTGCACGGGCCGCGGCGAGGTCGTGGTCGGGGCGGCCGACGGCGGCAAGTCCGCGCACGCCGACGCGCTCGCGGCCGCACTCGCCGGTGTCGGGTTCGACGCCGACGCCGTCGCAGACGTGCCCCGGCGGCTCTGGGCGAAGCTCGCGGTGAACGCGGGCATCAACGCCGTGACGGCGCTCGCGCGCGCCGACAACGGCGCAGTGCTGTCGGGGGACGCGAACGACCTGGCGCGGGCCGCGGCGCGCGAGACCGCTCGCGTCGCCAGGGCGCGCGACGTTCGCCTGTCGAACCGCGAGGCCGTCGAGCGCGTCGAGGCGGTGGCGGCGGGGACGGCGACGAACGCGTCGTCGATGCGGCAGGACGTCGAGGCGGGCCGTCGGACGGAGGTGGACGCCATCAACGGCTACGTCGTCGACGCGGCCGCCGACGCGCGCCGGGAACTCGACCTCGAGGTCCCCGTGAACCGGACGCTCGCAGCGCTGTTGCGGGCGTGGGAGCGCGAGCACGACGTTCGAAGCGACTGA